A genomic stretch from Aedes albopictus strain Foshan chromosome 2, AalbF5, whole genome shotgun sequence includes:
- the LOC115256848 gene encoding uncharacterized protein LOC115256848: MFKFASFHTRCFPILSESRLIRVVSCGLRHRRVAEIHSHSADQCNRGDDLPIGVESMTDPTKVQRATALWKKEELMGRINALLKCNPEDSERVYLVNKKTLKTVPPKHITNNIQLLLDQGITESSILNHPKILSISQDELKKKLDCLVKFKDLQDINHVVPFLNISLDVLEKVVEKSQNEMIEHGNRIYYLNAQTGVDVETISRYFATSIRVYKIALEKFKLNLAYCLKHLEPSDIVRHLSVLAYASSSIVERLQMLKNSPLQKIKPWMVRVPNLALEKSFEKVIEKGADPTFKDPLTEVWFENHVLKRLECLLDCSEKEAKSCYDACKGAVSLLENVEQLLERQIKKETILQNPAVLVAKKQELATKVNKLAELVGLRDMNDLIPLCTLKPYQVIKIVNSMNNESFPNNSNRIYYFADKARLQPAEIARQFARRTFMFRIPKESFIENLDHFVDNMDSEDVLADLWAFKYSPAVVAERIARAKRVRGKKVMPWMVRCPDTVLEKSLQLTKENGELLGENETIVEYFGKRLGFNRDITNSIFLKTPSVRNVRVTKVKKVIDYLLEELDYTPHDIAINPRILMHSLHTIKKRMEQLRQIGCRPRSLIIVCRSQRQYDLFVKEWEDAKERRNRALAAGGS; this comes from the exons ATGTTCAAATTCGCATCGTTTCACACTCGTTGCTTTCCCATTCTGTCGGAATCACGGTTAATCCGCGTTGTATCATGTGGCTTGCGTCATCGTCGGGTGGCGGAAATTCATTCCCATTCTGCTGACCAGTGCAACCGTGGAGATGATCTCCCGATAGGAGTCGAGTCGATGACAGACCCTACGAAGGTACAACGTGCAACAGCTCTATGGAAAAAGGAAGAGCTCATGGGCCGTATCAATGCGCTGCTTAAGTGCAACCCCGAGGACTCGGAACGGGTGTACCTAGTTAACAAGAAAACACTGAAAACGGTTCCGCCTAAGCACATTACGAATAACATCCAACTGCTGCTGGACCAAGGGATCACCGAAAGCTCTATACTAAACCATCCGAAGATCCTGTCCATCAGCCAAG ATGAACTGAAGAAGAAGCTGGACTGTTTGGTAAAATTTAAAGATTTACAAGACATCAATCACGTTGTGCCATTCCTAAACATTTCTCTGGATGTGCTTGAAAAGGtcgtcgaaaaatcgcaaaacgAAATGATCGAGCACGGGAACAGAATTTACTATTTGAATGCACAAACAGGAGTGGACGTGGAAACGATAAGCCGCTACTTCGCCACCAGCATTCGAGTCTACAAAATAGCATTGGAAAAGTTCAAATTGAATCTTGCCTACTGTCTGAAGCATCTTGAACCGTCCGACATCGTAAGGCATCTATCGGTGCTGGCGTACGCCAGCTCGTCAATCGTTGAAAGGTTGCAAATGCTGAAGAACTCCCCACTGCAAAAGATCAAACCCTGGATGGTACGAGTACCGAATCTTGCCTTGGAAAAATCGTTCGAAAAAGTCATAGAAAAGGGTGCCGATCCAACGTTCAAAGATCCACTGACAGAAGTGTGGTTCGAGAACCATGTGCTTAAGAGGCTGGAATGTCTGCTGGACTGTAGCGAAAAAGAGGCCAAATCCTGCTATGATGCGTGCAAAGGAGCAGTTTCATTACTGGAAAACGTTGAACAATTGTTGGAAAGGCAGATAAAAAAAGAAACTATTTTGCAGAATCCGGCTGTGCTGGTCGCGAAAAAGCAAGAACTTGCTACAAAAGTAAATAAACTAGCTGAACTAGTGGGACTGCGAGACATGAACGATTTGATTCCACTATGTACGCTAAAGCCATATCAAGTGATAAAAATCGTAAACTCAATGAACAATGAAAGCTTTCCGAACAATAGCAACAGGATCTACTACTTCGCCGATAAGGCGAGGTTGCAACCGGCCGAAATTGCCAGACAGTTTGCTCGAAGGACCTTCATGTTCCGCATTCCGAAGGAGAGCTTCATAGAGAATCTGGACCATTTCGTAGACAACATGGACAGCGAAGACGTTCTGGCCGATCTGTGGGCATTCAAGTATTCTCCGGCAGTGGTCGCGGAAAGGATAGCTCGAGCGAAAAGAGTCCGGGGCAAGAAGGTAATGCCCTGGATGGTACGATGTCCCGATACCGTGCTGGAAAAGTCCCTTCAACTTACCAAAGAGAACGGAGAACTGCTGGGTGAAAATGAAACCATCGTCGAGTATTTTGGCAAGCGGTTGGGTTTCAATCGGGATATAACAAACTCTATTTTCCTGAAAACACCTTCGGTGCGCAATGTACGAGTTACGAAGGTGAAAAAGGTGATCGACTACCTGCTAGAAGAACTGGACTACACTCCGCACGATATTGCGATTAATCCAAGGATACTGATGCATAGCCTTCATACTATCAAAAAGCGCATGGAACAATTGAGGCAGATTGGATGCCGACCGCGATCATTGATCATTGTCTGCAGGAGCCAACGGCAGTATGACCTGTTCGTTAAAGAATGGGAAGATGCTAAGGAGCGCAGGAATCGAGCACTCGCCGCTGGTGGGAGCTAG
- the LOC109401411 gene encoding uncharacterized protein LOC109401411, which yields MEEHIYNNFNPTRCNLCFTRAVDRRLALPDQKVRFCKGCRLIGYCGEQHQKDDWKSHKDFCRAVTKILTLKKIDHIIEVRNENETVIGGTRRDLECAISLAECLIISMLQRKLRQHEYTLLRFPNVCHVCFEYDMSKLKPCTECSQIFYCSEEHRLEDAGKHTRWCEMYRINMLLDADYPNRLEAFGSPKNLDAFKLTRFPANTFELVNLAYGVDIPRRPETVKDFNDLKFVSNYSHISIILYALNVTFMTEELQTSLVIYVVGAEDEIVYFDYNTCSMIFTFMPQIRNVIIHFIGPAISSIKDEIELNYEGARSIRMHYHKGFFHVLEPLEQMERPQIIVSYNCGFHEHIDSNKDTWTHTLARLVRFVNIPIVFTSYTREEACQDCAIIYSIGKRSIKKKELVFVKRAIDNPYKDYKPLRNTDHMDGCDELYYSNGYLSMVISRVP from the exons ATGGAAGAGCACATTTACAACAATTTCAATCCAACGCGTTGCAATCTTTGCTTCACCCGGGCTGTTGATCGTCGGCTGGCGCTCCCGGACCAGAAGGTGCGATTCTGCAAAGGATGTCGCCTCATTGGCTATTGCGGCGAGCAGCACCAGAAGGACGATTGGAAAAGCCACAAGGATTTTTGTCGCGCAGTTACCAAGATCCTTACCCTGAAGAAGATCGACCACATCATTGAAGTGCGGAACGAAAACGAAACGGTTATCGGCGGAACACGGCGCGACCTGGAATGTGCCATTTCGTTGGCGGAATGTCTGATCATCTCCATGCTGCAGCGTAAGCTCCGGCAACACGAGTACACTCTGCTACGGTTCCCCAACGTGTGTCACGTGTGCTTCGAGTACGATATGAGCAAGCTGAAACCATGTACGGAATGCAGCCAAATATTCTACTGCAGCGAGGAACATCGCCTGGAGGATGCCGGAAAGCATACACGGTGGTGCGAAATGTATCGGATCAACATGCTGCTGGATGCAG ATTATCCCAACCGACTAGAGGCATTCGGTAGCCCTAAGAATCTTGACGCATTCAAGTTAACTCGATTTCCAGCGAACACATTCGAGCTGGTAAATCTGGCGTACGGTGTCGATATTCCTCGAAGGCCCGAAACTGTAAAGGATTTCAACGATCTCAAATTTGTGTCCAACTATTCACATATCAGCATTATTTTATATGCTCTTAATGTAACATTCATGACCGAGGAACTGCAGACATCGCTTGTAATTTACGTGGTTGGAGCTGAGGATGAGATTGTTTACTTCGACTATAATACGTGCTCGATGATATTCACATTTATGCCACAGATCCGGAATGTGATAATTCACTTCATTGGACCTGCGATCAGTTCGATCAAGGATGAAATCGAACTGAACTACGAGGGTGCACGATCAATTCGAATGCACTATCACAAGGGATTTTTCCACGTCTTGGAACCGCTGGAACAGATGGAACGGCCCCAGATCATCGTAAGCTACAACTGTGGATTCCACGAGCACATCGATTCCAACAAGGACACTTGGACTCACACGCTGGCGCGGTTGGTCCGATTCGTCAACATTCCAATTGTGTTCACTTCGTACACGCGCGAGGAAGCCTGCCAGGATTGTGCAATCATCTACAGTATTGGCAAGCGGTCGATCAAGAAAAAGGAGCTTGTCTTTGTCAAGCGGGCCATTGATAATCCGTACAAGGATTACAAACCACTACGCAACACCGACCACATGGATGGTTGCGACGAACTGTACTATTCCAATGGGTATCTTAGTATGGTGATCAGTCGTGTGCCCTGA
- the LOC115255616 gene encoding putative defense protein 1: MAFRYACMLLTVALCATPALSYSVGAPLEACADMVPHHHAEPQKSIAPYKIMLDKVQASSGESVTVTVQGNTPQDTIKGLLCQARVGETPVGTFDIPATNEYVQTLDCSNIKKSAVTHKRIATAPNSISFNWIAPDGLDENVKMTCTIVQSGRVFWVKEQADDLKVN, from the exons ATGGCCTTCCGTTACGCTTGTATGTTGCTGACCGTCGCTCTGTGTGCAACCCCAGCCCTATCCTACTCGGTCGGTGCTCCGTTGGAAGCCTGTGCAGACATGGTCCCTCACCATCATGCTGAACCGCAGAAATCGATTGCTCCGTATAAAATCATGCTCGACAAGGTGCAAGCCTCATCCGGCGAGAGCGTAACCGTCACCGTACAAGGAAACACTCCACAAGACACCATCAAGGGTCTACTGTGCCAGGCACGGGTCGGTGAAACCCCGGTAGGAACATTTGACATCCCGGCCACTAATGAATACGTCCAAACTCTAGACTGCAGTAACATCAAAAAG TCTGCCGTCACCCACAAGAGGATCGCCACTGCTCCGAATAGCATTTCCTTCAACTGGATTGCTCCCGATGGACTCGATGAAAACGTCAAGATGACCTGCACCATTGTCCAGAGTGGACGTGTTTTCTGGGTTAAGGAGCAAGCTGATGATCTGAAGGTCAATTAA
- the LOC115256844 gene encoding putative defense protein Hdd11-like, with protein sequence MAYRYACVLLTVALCATPALSFSAGAPDGACGDMIPQHHTDPQKSAAPYKILLTKKQIKSGEGVTVTVQGNTPKDTIKGLLCQARVGETPVGSFDVPPNNSITQTLDCGNAKKSAVTHKKIIDAPNKISFNWVAPRGLSENVKMTCTIALNGGVFWVKEQSDSLKVN encoded by the exons ATGGCCTATCGATACGCTTGCGTGCTCTTGACTGTTGCGCTATGCGCCACCCCTGCCCTGTCTTTCTCGGCGGGTGCTCCTGATGGCGCCTGCGGAGACATGATCCCGCAGCATCACACTGACCCGCAGAAATCGGCAGCCCCATACAAGATCCTACTCACCAAGAAGCAAATCAAATCCGGCGAAGGCGTAACCGTCACCGTACAAGGAAACACCCCGAAGGATACCATCAAGGGTCTGCTGTGCCAGGCTCGCGTCGGAGAAACCCCCGTAGGATCATTCGACGTTCCGCCAAACAACAGCATCACCCAAACCCTGGACTGCGGTAACGCTAAGAAG TCGGCCGTCACCCACAAGAAGATCATCGATGCACCAAACAAAATTTCCTTCAACTGGGTCGCCCCACGTGGACTTAGTGAGAACGTCAAGATGACCTGCACCATTGCCCTGAACGGAGGCGTCTTCTGGGTCAAGGAGCAGTCCGATAGCCTGAAGGTCAATTAA